TTTAAAGTTCCCTAATTTATTACtagaagtagaactaacactaaaactagaatcattcgggtaaAGCCGTCTTTTGAGACAGTGCTAAGTAGCGCTAGGTGGCACTAGATAACGTTAGgttatagtatatttttattggactaaaactttaaaaatctggAGATATTTATAACTAGCATTTAGACACCTTTTGATAATTATGgcaatcattaaaaaacttcCGAGCACTTttggacatctttaaaaatcttctgGCAATCTTTATAGCTGTCCAGAAAGGGTTTAGATGccttttgataataaattataaagataattaaaaaggtTTTGAACCCTTCttgatatctttaaaaacctTCTAGTAGTCTTTACATGTTCATGGAGgtatttagacaaatttttttaattatgaaataaCTTAGAAATGCCTGGTTAACTTAGAATATGATTAAAAAGATTCTGGACACTTCTTGACATCTCCAGAAATCTTCTAGAAATCTTTATAATTGCTCAGAAAACGtttagacactttttgacAACTGTAAAGATCATTAGAAAGCTTCtggacatctttaaaaatcttctgacaatttttataactgtCCAGAAAACGTTTAGACACTATTTGATAACTACAGAGATCATTAAAAAACATCTGTACACTATTGGACATTAAAGTCTTCAACTTTTTCTAACATAATGCATATCAGACGTTACCTTTTAATACTTTCTTAGCCTTTTTGAACATCTTCCCCATCATATATCGTCCTTGATATCAATAGACATAAGATCAGATGTCTcctaaaatcgtttttcttatCGGTTGAGGAAATTGAATTTCTTTAAGAAAGTTATcaggaaattgaaaaattcttctaaattaaatataatttattattacaattaatttattaatttatataaaaacaatcCGAATGGAAATTGAATtggaatttcaatttttaggttataaaatttttttgacatttaaacgtcaaatttcaCTTAATCAAATCTGACATTTCagtgacgtttaaatgtcaaatttttttttaaatttaaatcaagtactttttatttatctttaaaaacataaacgaAAATCAGTGACttgccaaaaattatttattttataatcttatcgaaaattataaagagtcaatttaaaacaaatcggTTCATttgttaaacatttatttcctCGATAACAACTTAAAATATcacagttttatttataaaccaaaCCAAACAAAATACTTCATTTAACTAGATAATTAGCACTTATTCTAAACTTTTAATGATAagttaaacaattaatttaattcgattttaattatGGCCAAAAAGATCCAGAAGCTATTTAATGATTTCCATTCCCATCAAAAGCTCTCTAAACGCTTTCTGGACAATTATGAACACTTCCAgagtgattttgaaaatgtcaaaCAATATCCAGAAActttccaatgatttttataattatcatAAAGTGTCCAAATACTTTCTGGGCAGTTATAAAGATTTCTATTGGTTTTTAAAGTCCTGAAAAAGTGTCCAAACGCTTTCTAGGTAATTATAAAGACTTCCAGAAGATTTTTAACGATGTCAAAAAGTGtgcaaaatctttttaatgatttctaTCGTTATCAAAAAGCGTCTAAACGCTATCTGGAGAGTTATAGGGATTACCAGAAGGTTCTTACAGATGTCCAAAAGTGCCCAGCagctttttaatgatttccataattatcaaaaagtgTCCAAATACTTTCTGAGCAATTATAAAGGTTGCCAGACGATTTTTGGAAACGTCAAAAAGGATCCAGAAGCTATTTAATGATTTCCATAGCATCAAAAGCTCTCTAAACGCTTTGTAGACAATTATGAATACTCCCAGAGAGATTTTGAAGATATCAAAGAGTATTCAAAAACTTTGTAATGATTCTTATAATTgtcaaaaagtgtctaaaTACTTTCTGGACAATTATAACGATTTCCAGACGATTTTTGAAGACGTCAAAAAGGATCCAGAAGCTATTTAATGATTTCCATAGCCATCAAAAGCCGTCTAAACGCTTTCTAGACAATTATAAACACTCCCAGAGAGATATCAAAAAGTATTGAAAAgctttataataatttttataattatcaaaaagtgTCCAAATACTTTCTGGACAGTTATAAAGATTACCAgacgatttttaaagatgtccaaAAGTGTCTAGaagctttcttttgatttttaaattcgttaaaatGTGATCAATAGCTTTTTAGGTAATTATAAAGACTTCCagcagatttttaaagatgaccAGAAGTGTCTGGAAggtttctttatatttttatagtcGTCAAAAAGTGTCCAAACGCTTTTTAGGTAATTATAAAGACTTCcagaagatttttaaagatgtccaGAAGTATCTAGAAGGTTTCTATTGATTTTTGTAGTCgtcaaaaagtgtctaaaCACTTTTTAAGTAATCATAAAAAGAACcagaagatttttaaagatatccaGAAGTGTCTAGAAGCtttgtattgatttttatagtTGTCAAAAAGTCTCTAAACGCTTCTTAGTTAATTATAAAGACTTCCAGAAGATTTTAAAGACGTCCAGAAGTGTCTAGAATGTTTCTATTCATTTTTATGATCCTCAAGAAGTCTCTAAATGCtttttagataattataaAGACAACCAAAGGATTTCTAAAGATGTCCAGAAGTGTCTAGAAGCtttctattgatttttatagtTGTCAAAATGACTCTAAACGCTTCTTATGTAATTATAAAGACTTCcagaagatttttaaagatgtccaGAAGTGCCTAGAAGGtttctattgatttttatagtCGTCAGAAAGTGTCCAAACGCTTATTGACTAATTATAAAGACTTCCAGAGGATTTTTAGAGATGTCCAAAAGTGTCTAAAAGCtttctattgatttttatagcCATCCAAAAGTGTCCAAACGCTTTTTAGGTGATTATAAAGACTTCCAGATGATTTCTAAAGATGTCCAGAAGTGACTAGAAGCTTTCTATTGATTTTTGTAGTCGTTAAAAAGTATTCAAACGCtttttagataattataaTGACGTCCAAAAGAGTTTTAAGGATGTCTAAAAGATatctattgatttttatagtTGTCAAAAAGTCTCTAAACGCTTCTtagataattataaaaacatccagatgatttttaaagatgttcaGAAGTGGCTAGAAGCtttctattgatttttaaagtCGCTAAAAAGTGTTCAAaccttttttaagtaattataaAGATTTCCAGAAGATTTTTGAAGCTGTCCAGAAATGTTTAGAAGCTTGCTATTGTTTTTTATAGCCATCAAAAAGTGTGTAAACGCtttttagataattataaAGACTACCATATAATTGTTAAAGATGTCCAGAAGTGTCTAGAAGGTTTCTATTGATTTGTATAGTCGTCAAAAATTGTCTAAACGCtttttagataattataaAGACGTCCAGAAGAGTTTTAAAGATGTCCAGAAGTGTCTAGAAGCTTGCTATTCATTTTTATAGCCATTAAAAAGTGTCCAAACGCGTCTTAGGTAATTATAAAGACTTCCAGATGATTTCTAAAGATGTCCCGAAGTGTCTAAAAGCTctctattgatttttatggcCATCAAAAAGTGCCCAAACGCTTTTTAGGTAATTATAAAGACGTCTAGAAGAGTTTTAAAGATGTCCAGAAGCGTTTAAAAGCTTTCtttctattgatttttatagcCATCAAAAAGTGTCTAAACGCTTTTTAGGTAATTATAAAGACGTCTAGAAGAGTTTTAAAGATGTCCAGAAGTGTCTAGAATCtttgtattgatttttatagtcgtcaaaaagtgtccaaacgctttttatgtaattaaaaagTCTTCCAGAGGATTTTTGAAGCTGTCAAAAACTCTCCAgaatctttctaattatttcaaatcaaacaaaataCTTCATTTAACTAGATAATTAGCacttattttaaactttttttaatgataagttaaaaaattaatttaattcgattttaattaGGATTTATGACGGTGGGGGTATCCACCCCCCAAATCTTCGTTCTAATTCTTCAGCAACCGATAAACAAACAGCGTCCCTATTTGGGTTGGCAACAACCTGCAATATTTAAATGAcgtttcaatttattaaatcattttttgttaattaattcacCTGAATCCCAATTGGAAGTCCTTTTTCATTCAAACCCAAAGGAACGTGAGTCGATGGAAAgccaaaaatgttaaaagccATCGTATAAGCTAATCCGGTTACGTTGAACATCGTCGCTTTGTGTTGAAAAGCGGAAGTATGAAGAGTTGGATACAAAAATACTCCGTTATCACCCAAAGCGTtctaaaaaacattttttaattggatttaattAAAGGAGAATTTACTTACAGTGAATTTCGTTTTGAATTCATCAACTTTTTGTTGGAAATAGGTGGTGTTTTGtgtaaataataattcttgAATCGTGTGGAAAATGTTATACAATAAGCTGTTGTAGttcaattttgatttgttcaagaaaaacttgaaaacttcagaaaagaaattgtatcGTATGCTTGGATCATTTTGATCAACCAATAAATCTGGTTTATTTCCAACATCACCAAAGCACATAACACTCAAATCTAAAGTTTCCGAAAGTTCCAAAAACTTTGTATCGCTGATTTTCGCCTGACATCTTCCACCTAAATGTTCGACGCATTTCAACAAAGCTTTCCTGATACACTTATCGACTGgattaacaaaattaacgtTCATATCTTCTAGATAAAAAACGGTGATATCTgtcattttaactttttcgcTGACGTTAATATCTTCTTTAGCTAAAATTGATAACATCAAACGCAGATCTTCTGCGTATCTCGCCATTGGGCCAAGAACTAAATAtctcgagaatttttcatcttCAACTAAAGGGTGATGACCTTGAATTGGAACTAACGCTGATGTTGGTTTATGGCCGAAAATTCCATTAAATAATGATGGGATTCTTATTGACCCACCCACATCGGAACCTAACCCGATTAATGAACACCCCGCGCCGAGTAAAGCAccctaaattaaattaaaagggttaaagttttattttggaaattttttttgatttacctCTC
This region of Onthophagus taurus isolate NC chromosome 3, IU_Otau_3.0, whole genome shotgun sequence genomic DNA includes:
- the LOC111420263 gene encoding fatty-acid amide hydrolase 2-like isoform X1 — protein: MMDINFDPYIWAKWHSFAIRTGGLLAVASSKVAFPVFWILSWRKTQKIPPIDHDIFRISAKKLSLMIRNKEISCEEVITRYINRIIEVNKVLNAVVDERFQEALEEARIIDEWLNTNALNVEEIEKRFPLLGIPVTVKEACKVKGMIFSVGIRTREGMIADSDGEAVRRLRSSGAIPLLVSNTPETCFGMECDNLISGVCSNPYNTNYTCGGSSGGEGALLGAGCSLIGLGSDVGGSIRIPSLFNGIFGHKPTSALVPIQGHHPLVEDEKFSRYLVLGPMARYAEDLRLMLSILAKEDINVSEKVKMTDITVFYLEDMNVNFVNPVDKCIRKALLKCVEHLGGRCQAKISDTKFLELSETLDLSVMCFGDVGNKPDLLVDQNDPSIRYNFFSEVFKFFLNKSKLNYNSLLYNIFHTIQELLFTQNTTYFQQKVDEFKTKFTNALGDNGVFLYPTLHTSAFQHKATMFNVTGLAYTMAFNIFGFPSTHVPLGLNEKGLPIGIQVVANPNRDAVCLSVAEELERRFGGWIPPPS
- the LOC111420263 gene encoding fatty-acid amide hydrolase 2-like isoform X2; amino-acid sequence: MMDINFDPYIWAKWHSFAIRTGGLLAVASSKVAFPVFWILSWRKTQKIPPIDHDIFRISAKKLSLMIRNKEISCEEVITRYINRIIEVNKVLNAVVDERFQEALEEARIIDEWLNTNALNVEEIEKRFPLLGIPVTVKEACKVKVSNTPETCFGMECDNLISGVCSNPYNTNYTCGGSSGGEGALLGAGCSLIGLGSDVGGSIRIPSLFNGIFGHKPTSALVPIQGHHPLVEDEKFSRYLVLGPMARYAEDLRLMLSILAKEDINVSEKVKMTDITVFYLEDMNVNFVNPVDKCIRKALLKCVEHLGGRCQAKISDTKFLELSETLDLSVMCFGDVGNKPDLLVDQNDPSIRYNFFSEVFKFFLNKSKLNYNSLLYNIFHTIQELLFTQNTTYFQQKVDEFKTKFTNALGDNGVFLYPTLHTSAFQHKATMFNVTGLAYTMAFNIFGFPSTHVPLGLNEKGLPIGIQVVANPNRDAVCLSVAEELERRFGGWIPPPS